In the genome of Nonomuraea sp. NBC_00507, the window TCGAGCAGCGCGAGGGCGCTCTGGATGCCCTGCTCGAGGACGACGTCGGCAAGCTGCTGGTCGACCAGTGCGCGGGAGAGTTGCAGCGTCCCGACCATCAGGGCGTAGATGGTGAGCGATCGCGCCCGCGCCGACCGCGGGTCGTCGGGTGCCACCCGGGCGGCGACGTCGTCGATGACGGCCAGCACGCCGTCGGTGTACGCGCGCCTGGCGGCATCCGCGCTGCGGGCGATCTCGTCGAGCAGGGCGGCGGACGGGCAGCCGTCCTCGGGGCTGTCGCGATGCCGGATCGAGAGGTACTCCCGCAGGAACTGCTCGGCTCCGGCCGGTCCGGGTGCCGCCGTGCTCAGGCCCTCTCGCTGTTCGCGGAGTTGGTCGGCGACCGCGGCGACGACCAGGTCGTCCTTGGAGCCGAAGTGGGCGTAGAACGCACCGTTCGTCAATCCCGCGTCGGCCATCAGTGCGGCGATCCCCGAGCCGTTGATGCCGTCGGTCTTGAAGCGGCGCCCGGCCGCCTCGATGATCCGCCGCCGCGTCACCTGCTTGTGTTCTCTCCCGTACCGCACCACACGCCCCTTCACCCGCAGCCAGGCCGCTTCGTCCGCCTCCCCGATCAGATTGAGAGTACGACCATAATTTAATTTCGCCTAGCGGCTTGCCCCCGACTGCTCTCCCACCCTATGGTCGTATGACCGTAATCAGATTGCTTGTTCATCCGCGCCGTCGGCCGCGTACCCGAGGTCGCTCCAAGCGATCCAGCAGATGGGCCCCCGCGTGTCTGCGAAACAACCCCGTACGGCGGCGTATTCGTCACTCAGCGCCCGACCGAGCGCACTGACTCCTGGAGAATGACATGACTCAGCTCGCCGACCAGACCGTTCTCGTCACCGGTGCCAACCGCGGCATGGGCCGGGAGTTCGTCCGTCAGCTCCTCGACCGCGGCGTCGCGAAGGTCTATGCCGCCGCCCGCGACCCGCAGACGATCGTCACCGACGACCCCCGCATAGTCCCGCTGCAGCTCGACGTCACCGACGCCGGCTCGGTGGCCCGCGCCGCCGAGACCGCACAGGACGTGAGCGTCGTGGTGAACAACGCCGGCATCGCCCGCGGCGTTTCGGTCCTCGACGCCGACACCTCCACCCTGCGCGGCGAACTGGAGACGAACCTGTTCGGCACGCTCGCGGTGACTTCGGCCTTCGCCGACCGACTGGTGCAGCGTTCCGGCATCGTGATCAACATGGCCTCGGTGGCCTCCTGGCTCCCCACGGGCGGCACCTACGGGGTATCCAAGGCGGCCGTGTGGAGCGCGACCGACTCCATGCGCCTGGAGTTCGGGCCCCGAGGCGTGCAGGTCGTCGGAGTCCACGTCGGGTACGTCGACACTGACATGGCCGCCAGCATCGACGCCGCCAAGTCGAAGCCCGCGGACGTGGTCCGGCAGGTCCTCGACGGTGTCGAGAAGGGCGATGTGGAGATCCTGGCCGACGACTTCACCCGCGCGGTCCGTGCCGGCCTGCACCAGCCGATCGAAACCCGGCTCGCCTCGCTCCTGGGCTAGCAGTCAGGGCAGCCGGAGCAGGTCCGACCGGCGGCGAACCCGCGCCATCTGTTCGGCCGGTGCTAGCGGCCTGCGCTGGTCGCGGCACCGGCTGGCCGCTGCGGGCGAACCCCGTAAGCACCGAGCACGTCACCGGTCCGCTTCTCGGAAAGCCCGGGCGAGTGTTCAGCCTGAGACGAGACTTGCGACTACGCCGCGCTGACCGAGCGATCTTTGCACTGCTGTGAGCAGCGCACACCAGAGACGGAGACAACGATGAAGGCATTTGTGGTCGAGCGCTACGGCGACGCCGACACCGTGCGCGCCGGCGATGTGCCGGATCCGAAGGCGGGCGCTCATGACGTCCTCGTCCGGATTCATGCGGCGAGCGTCAATCCGGTCGACCTCAAGATCCGCGACGGCGACCTCAAGGCGATCCTGCCGTTGCGGGCGCCGTTCGTCCTCGGCAACGACCTCGCCGGCACGGTCGTCGCCGTCGGCGCCCACGTCACACGGTTCGCCGTCGGCGACGAGGTCTACGCACACCCGGACCAGAACCAGATGGGCACGTTCGCGGAGCTCATCGCGATCCACGAGGACGACGTGGCGACCAAACCGGCCACGCTCACCATGGCGGAGGCCGCCTCCATCCCCCTGGTTGGATTGACCGCCTGGCAGGCGCTGGTCGAGCGGGCCGACCTGCGACCCGGCCAGAAGGTCCTCATCCACGCCGGTGCCGGCGGCGTCGGCACCATCGCCATCCAGCTGGCGAAACATCTGGGAGCGAGCGTGGCCACGACCGCGAGCGCGTCGAAGACCGATCTGGTGAAGAGCCTCGGCGCGGACGTCGTCATCGACTACCAGAAACAGGCATTCGAGGCGATCCTGCACGACTACGACGTGGTTCTCGACACCGTCGGCGGCGAGACGCTCGACAAGTCTCTGCGGGTTCTCAAGCCGGGCGGGACCGTCATCAGCATCACCGGGCCACCCGACCCCGCTTTCGCCCGGGAGATCGGCGCCAATCCCGTCATCCGGCTGGCGATAGCGGCGTTGAGTTTCCGCATCCGCCGGCGTGTCAGGCGACGCCAGGTGACGTACTCGTACCTGTTCATGAAGGCCAGCGGCGACCAGCTCCGCGAACTCGCCGCCCTCATCGACGCCGGAATCATCCGGCCGGTCGTGGACTCCGTCTTCGACTTCGACCAGACCCGCGAAGCCCTGGCCCACCTCGAGCAAGGACGCACCAAGGCCGGCAAGGTCGTCGTCCGCATGAAATGACCGCACCCGCCGCCCCGGGCCGCCGGGCCGGCACGCCCCCGCGCACAGAATGCGTCGCCGTTTCACGCGGGAGCGTGACCCGCGCGAGCGCCCGAAATCGTCGACCACAGCCGACTCACCGGAGGATCACATGGACACGTCACGAAGTTCCCGAAGCAGCTCACAGCCCGCAGGACACATTGCCGTCGAGGGCCACGCCGGGGTGCTCGTCGCTCGTATCGACGGAGGCCCGCATGCGTTGTTCGATGCCGCAATCTCCAAACAATTGAAAGAACTGGTTGATCGCGCAGACCGCGATCCGGACATCCGCGCGGTCGTCTTCACCGGTACGCATCCTGACCGCTTCTTGAGTCATTCTGATGTGCGCTGGCTACAAGAGGGTGGCACTGGATTCCCGCCGATCAACACGCGTATCGCCAAGCTCGTAGCGCGCACGGCGAGACTCATCAACAGAGTGCCGGTTGTCAGAACGCTCGCGGGGATGACCCGGCTCAAGACACTTCTGCAGCTCGACAGCTTCCATGCCACCTTCCTGAAGATGAATGCAAGCGGCACCATCTTCGTTGCGGCACTCAATGGTTCGGCACTTGCCGTCGGCGCGGAACTGGCATTTGCCTGTGATCTGCGCATCATGGCAGACGGGGAGCATGTCATCGGCCTGACAGAAGTCCTGCTCGCACTGACACCGGGTGGCGGCGGCTCTCAGCGACTGCCTCGTCTGATCGGTACTCAGCAGACGTTGGTCGCCGTTCTCGAAGGTAGGCCGTTCACGCCTGCAGAGGCTCTCTCGCTCGGTGCGGTCGACGAAGTGGTGCCGCAGGAAAAGGTACTCGCGCGTTCGATAGAGCGCGCAGAGTATCTGAGCCTACGCTCGAAGAAATCTCTCGGAGCCATCAAGCGATCCATCTATTTCGGCAGCTCTCTGTCGCTCGAACAGGGCTTGCAGTTCGAGCACGCCGAGTTCCTGGTCAGGGATCAATCAAAGGAAGCTCAGCGGCGGATGCTCGAATACATCGCCACCACGGACGCCACTGGCGAGCTCCCTCTGCTGGATCGGGATACGTACGCGCGGGCACTCAACGCCGGTCGTATCGGAGGTAGTTCAAGCGAGTAGATCGAGCCCATTTTGTGGCTTCTTCTTGATCAGCCTCGATGACTCAGGGGACAGCCGTCTCGGCTGAGCTGTGTGGTGCGGCGGAGATTTCCGCCTGATCGTCCGTTTCTCTCGTGTGCCGGGGTGTGGGTGGCCGCCCGAGGCGCTCGGTAGGCGGCGGTTTCCACGGGCCGCGCGGCTGCCGGTCACTCCTTCCTCTTCTCGGCGGGACACATTCGAGCTGGTCAGGTGGGCGCTGGCAGGGCGCACAGGCGCTGCCAGCAGATCAGGAACGCGTTCTTCCGCGGCCAGGTGGCACTGATCTTCAGGATCCGCTGGCGCGCATGAGAAACCAGCCGGGCGGGCAGGTGCCACAGGCAGTAGCGGAGGGTTGCCGGTGCGGCGCATGCCATCATCCGCCTCGACGGCCCCGCCGGACCCGACGGGCTCAGCGAACGAGCCATCGCCTCGTCGCAGCTTTCCTGCGGGTGGAGGGGTTCAGTCTGCAAGCCAACGCCAAGACCCTGGAAGGCGCGCAGCACCCCGATGGGGACGCTCAGTTCCGCTACCTGAGCCGTACCTCGATCATCACTTGACACTATGCACGGGGTTCATCCCATCAAGCACCGAGCGGAGCCGACCCAATAGGCTTCGTACTTCGCTAGCGAGATCCCTGTCTTGCCGTAAATCGCAATGCCTGGGATGAGATAGACGTCGAGGTTGCGGTCGACGATGAAGAACATGCTCACATCGACCGGGTCATACGGGATCCGCGGTCCCGACTTACGCATGCCGGAGACCCTCGGCGCGACGGTGACTTCACCGCTCTCGCTGATGCAGGTCTTGATCTGAACACCGCGGAAATCGCCCGGCCCCACCTCCACGATCAGGTCGTACGGACGGGAATCCACGGGAACGGAGGGGTGCGCGCCACGCATGTGAAACCAAGCCATCGCGAAGGTCTGTGCGGCATTCCGAAGATGGACGAGGTCCGGCTCGCCGAGAGCGACGGCCGGAGGAAGCGCAGCGGGCTCCAGATGGCTGATGTCGAGACCGAGGCGAGCGGCGTGACCGCGCACGCTGGCGCGGCATTCCGCGTTGTCGCCGCACCCGAGCCGGGCCAGCGCCGATGCCCAGGAGGTCGATTCTATGACCGCTGCGCGTAGTTGGGCATCGGACCAGCGTCGGGAGCCGGTGAAGTGGCTGGTGTCAAGTCCCAGTTCCGATGCTCGCCGCTTCATGCCACGGACGACACCCGCCGAGCTGTCGTTGCGCCCCAGGTCGCGAAGGACACCACGCCACGAGCGGGCACCGGCGATGGCGGCGCGCAATTCGTCGTCTGTCCAGGTACGCCTGGTGCGCGGGGGGACGGCAGGCCGCATGAGAGCAACATTAAAGGCCTGGCCTCCGAAAAACGGCGACCAGGCCCTTCCGCGTGTCGGGGTAACCGGATTTGAACCGATGACCTCCTGACCCCCAGTCAGGCGCCCTACCAAGCTGGGCCATACCCCGGAAGTTGCGCTCCGCGCCTCGGCGAACGGTGTGTTTCCTCGGCTGCGCAGGAGAAACATTACCACGAGTTTCACGGGGACGCCGTCCTCGGCCAGGCCGCACATGATCGTCGCGACCCGCCGTTCGGTGCTCCCGTGGGGCATCCGGGTGTTCGATATCTTTGAATCGTCTGCGATATGGAGGTGGCCGGGTGGGGCGTAGGCCGACCATCGATCGGAGGGAGCTGGCCGAGCTGGTCGCCCAGGGTATGAGCGTGCAGGAGCTGGCCGCCCACTTCGGGGTCAGCGAGTCCGGGGTGTTGCAGGCGAAGCGGGCTGCGGGGCTGGCCAAGCCGATGATGGACCACAGTGACGCGGTGCCGTGGAAGCTCGCCCGGGCGCACGCCCAGTCGGGGCCCGCGACCAATTTGCGTAACCTGTCGGCGGCCGCGCAGGGGAAGCCGCCGGCGGCCGAGCGGCTGAACACCGCGCTGCGGTGGGCGCAGCGGCTTGTCGATGCCGGGCTGGATGTCCGGTACGACGCCGATGAGGGGTTCAGCGAGGTCTCCGCTCCCCCATCCGGCTCACATGTCGCAGCCGTGCTCGCGGCGGCGAGAAAAGGGCTCGAAGGCCGCTGAGCACGCCCTTGCCGGTATGGCCGGGTGAGTTTCACATGCCTGTTCGAGGGCAGTCGCGGTCTCAACATAGAGACCGGAGGCGAACATCATGACCACCTATGTCTGGGTGGCCGTCGTCGTGGTCGCGGTGGTGGCGGTCGCCGCAGTCGTGTACGTCATGCTTCAGCGGCAGCAGCGCCGTAACCATCTCCGCGAACGTTTCGGCCCGGAGTACGAACGCACGGTCGCCGAGCGTGAGAACCGGCGGGAAGCCGAGCAGGAGCTGCTCGCCCGCGAGCAGCGTCACGCCGAGCTCGACATCCGGCCACTCCCCGCGGAGGCCCGCGACACCTATGCCAACCGGTGGACCGAGGTGCAGGAGCGCTTCGTGGACGCGCCGGGGTTCGCGGTGACCGAGGCGGATCAGCTGGTCACGGCGGTCATGGCGGAACGGGGCTACCCGACGGAGGACTTCGAGCAGCGGCTGTCCGACCTGTCGGTGGGGCACGCGGCGACTCTCGATCACTACAGGACGGCTCACGAGATCAGCGGGCGGGCGGCCAGGAAGGAGGCCTCCACGGAGGAGCTCCGGCAGGCCATGGTGCACTACCGCGCGCTGTTCGAGGAGCTGCTGGAGGGAACCACCCGAGGAGGACGGTGACACGATATGAGCAGCGACGAGCTGAAAGTGCCGTCGCAACGCGCCGAGGAGCACGCTGATCAGAACGCCGATGAGCGACCTGATGAGCGTGCTGATGTGACGGAAGCGCGTTCCCAGAGCGATCAGCCCGGCGGCGATCGCGCCGATGAGGAGAAGCTCGCTCGGAGCGAGCAAGCCACCACACCCGTTGCCGGGCAGGTGGACGATGAGAACGACGACGAGGAGAGGGCCCAGAGCCCTCGGACCGACGACGAATATGCGGCGGCCGTCCCCGGCGCCGTCGCGACTCCCGTTCCCGGAGACGAAGACGTCCCCTATCGAGATCCGTACGCCAGGACCGGCGGTGACATGCTGTCCGAGCCCGAACCCGAACCGGAGCCGGTGACCGGGCCCGATCAGGCCCATGCCGCGGAGCACGCCGCTCCCGAGGACGTCGTCCTGTTCGATCAGGATCCCGCGCAGGTGCAGGCCCGCTGGCGCGACCTGCAGGCATCCTTCGTGGACGATCCCGGGGACGCCGTGCAACGCGCCGACGGCCTGGTGGGCGAGGTGGTGGAGTCGCTCACCAGCAGCCTCACCAACCGGACGAACGCCCTGCGCGACCGCTGGAAGGACACCGCGTCCTCCGACACCGAGCAGCTGCGCCTGGCGCTGCGCGACTACAGGAACGTCCTGGAGCGTCTGCTGGTCCTGTCGGGAACGCAGGGTACGCAGCCGGACCAGGCGTCAGGCCGCCAGAGCGAGGGATCGAGGTGACATGACATGCTCGCGATAGTTGCAGCGATCATCTTCGGGCTGGGCTTCCTGCTCGACCTGGTCGGCGCTCGGATTCCCGGAGGGTTCTCGGGGATGACGTTCGCTTTGCTGGGATTGTGCCTGCTGGCCCTGCATCAGGCAGGGGTCGGCAAGGCCGGCTTCCGCACCGGATACAGCAACTGGCGTGGCCGAGCCCGTCGCTGACCGCACGTGGCGGGTCCAGCCCGCCGCTGACAGGAGCAACGTCCGCCGCCGGTGAGCGCCGGCGGCGGACGCGTGTTCAGGTGGCGGACGCGTTCAGTCCTTGCCCGGGAAGCGCATGATCACCGTGCTGCCGCCGTTGCCCACGCGCAGCGTCAGGTCGGATGACAGCAGGCGGGCCACCCACAGGCCCATGCCGCCCACGGCGCCCGGCGTCGGCCCCGGTTTCCACGAGCCCTCGTCGTGCACCTCGACGACCAGGTCCCCGCGCGCCGTCCAGGTGCGCAGGGTGGCGTGATCGGCCCCGTGGGTGACGGCGTTGGTCGCGACCTCGTTGACGGCGATGACGAAGTCGCCGACGGCCTCCTCGGCCATGCCGGCGTCACGGGCCTCGTCCTCAGCGAACTGCCGGACCCGTGGCAGATCCGGCAGTCGGAAACGGAGCCGTCTCACGGGCGCGCCGGGTGGCGGGCTCGTGTAGCCCGACGGAGGCTCTGTGCCCTCGTTCACCCGGCGAAACCTTCTTCTCAGCCGACCAGCTCGGTGCGCAGCTGGTCGAGAACCTTACGGAGGATGCGCGAGACGTGCATCTGGGAGATCCCGAACTCGGCCGCGATCTCGGCCTGCGTCATGTTGCCGAAGAACCGCAGCAACAGGATGTGCTTCTCGCGCGAGGGAAGCGCGTCGATGAGGGGTTTGACGGCCTCCCTGTCGACCATCGTGCTCAACGTGTCGTCGTCCTCGGGGATGACGTCGCCGAGGGAGGCGGCGTCGTCGTCGGTGCCGAGCGGCGCGTCGAGCGACAGCGTGCTGTAGGCGGCGGAGGCGTCGAGCGTCAGCAGGACGTCCTCCTCGGTGATGTTCATCTTGGCGGCCAGCTCGGCCACGGTCGGCGACCTGCCGAGGTCCTGGCTGAGGTCGGCGACGAGCCTGTTGAGCTCCGAGCGCCGCTCCTGGTAGAGGCGGGGGACCCGGATGGCCCAGGTGCGGTCGCGGAAGTGACGCTTGACCTCGCCGGTCATGGTGACGACCGCGTAGCC includes:
- a CDS encoding TetR/AcrR family transcriptional regulator, whose amino-acid sequence is MRYGREHKQVTRRRIIEAAGRRFKTDGINGSGIAALMADAGLTNGAFYAHFGSKDDLVVAAVADQLREQREGLSTAAPGPAGAEQFLREYLSIRHRDSPEDGCPSAALLDEIARSADAARRAYTDGVLAVIDDVAARVAPDDPRSARARSLTIYALMVGTLQLSRALVDQQLADVVLEQGIQSALALLDAEGRAIGRASPPT
- a CDS encoding SDR family oxidoreductase, yielding MTQLADQTVLVTGANRGMGREFVRQLLDRGVAKVYAAARDPQTIVTDDPRIVPLQLDVTDAGSVARAAETAQDVSVVVNNAGIARGVSVLDADTSTLRGELETNLFGTLAVTSAFADRLVQRSGIVINMASVASWLPTGGTYGVSKAAVWSATDSMRLEFGPRGVQVVGVHVGYVDTDMAASIDAAKSKPADVVRQVLDGVEKGDVEILADDFTRAVRAGLHQPIETRLASLLG
- a CDS encoding NADP-dependent oxidoreductase, whose protein sequence is MKAFVVERYGDADTVRAGDVPDPKAGAHDVLVRIHAASVNPVDLKIRDGDLKAILPLRAPFVLGNDLAGTVVAVGAHVTRFAVGDEVYAHPDQNQMGTFAELIAIHEDDVATKPATLTMAEAASIPLVGLTAWQALVERADLRPGQKVLIHAGAGGVGTIAIQLAKHLGASVATTASASKTDLVKSLGADVVIDYQKQAFEAILHDYDVVLDTVGGETLDKSLRVLKPGGTVISITGPPDPAFAREIGANPVIRLAIAALSFRIRRRVRRRQVTYSYLFMKASGDQLRELAALIDAGIIRPVVDSVFDFDQTREALAHLEQGRTKAGKVVVRMK
- a CDS encoding enoyl-CoA hydratase/isomerase family protein translates to MDTSRSSRSSSQPAGHIAVEGHAGVLVARIDGGPHALFDAAISKQLKELVDRADRDPDIRAVVFTGTHPDRFLSHSDVRWLQEGGTGFPPINTRIAKLVARTARLINRVPVVRTLAGMTRLKTLLQLDSFHATFLKMNASGTIFVAALNGSALAVGAELAFACDLRIMADGEHVIGLTEVLLALTPGGGGSQRLPRLIGTQQTLVAVLEGRPFTPAEALSLGAVDEVVPQEKVLARSIERAEYLSLRSKKSLGAIKRSIYFGSSLSLEQGLQFEHAEFLVRDQSKEAQRRMLEYIATTDATGELPLLDRDTYARALNAGRIGGSSSE
- a CDS encoding ATP-binding protein, translating into MNEGTEPPSGYTSPPPGAPVRRLRFRLPDLPRVRQFAEDEARDAGMAEEAVGDFVIAVNEVATNAVTHGADHATLRTWTARGDLVVEVHDEGSWKPGPTPGAVGGMGLWVARLLSSDLTLRVGNGGSTVIMRFPGKD
- a CDS encoding SigB/SigF/SigG family RNA polymerase sigma factor, whose product is MAVQEYVLEEMTAEELLAEMARDETPDSHKERLRERIVEMHRPLAMEIARRYRYRGEPLEDLLQAAYVGLMKAVNGFDPSLGHAFRGYAVVTMTGEVKRHFRDRTWAIRVPRLYQERRSELNRLVADLSQDLGRSPTVAELAAKMNITEEDVLLTLDASAAYSTLSLDAPLGTDDDAASLGDVIPEDDDTLSTMVDREAVKPLIDALPSREKHILLLRFFGNMTQAEIAAEFGISQMHVSRILRKVLDQLRTELVG